The sequence below is a genomic window from Desulfomonile tiedjei.
GCCGTTCAAGCCTCCTGGGTACTGCTTGCGCGGCCTCAGGGGTATCCAGGTCCCCGATGTTCATGGACATAAGCTCGTCCAAGGTGTAGCCGTGCATGTCCGCTGCGGCCTGGTTCGCGGAGATGATTTTACCAGCGTTCTTGCCTTCAGCCTCGAGTAGATAAATGGAGTCGCCGGCATGCTCAAACAATGCCCTGTACCGCTGCTCACTTTCATGATAGGCCTCTTCGGCCCTCTTCCTTTTAGCAATAGCTCCCGCGGCTATGGCCCCGAACACGACAAAGGAGATCGCGATCAGCGAACGATGAAAGATGACATGAGGGCAGACATCAAAAATTAGTGCTCCCCAAAAGGACTTTTCTTCTAAAAAGAAGTGTTCGAGTGCTGCATCAGCCCCACAGACGAATACAAAGAAGAAGACTGCAAGAGCAAGTATTCTGTATTCGGTCTTCAATGGTTGACTCCCTTCCGATGCGTTTGTCGGCCGGCAGCGAGGCCTTGAAGCTTTGATTATTCGCTTGCCCGTCGCATCACCGCTTTGATAGGAAGCAACTTTCATGCCAAATTATCACCATTGGAGCGCCTGTGCCGGTTGAGATAGGCCCGTTGAGAAAAACAATGTCCGGTTCACCAGAAAATAGGCTGAAGGACTGACAGTAACGCGAGGAGCCAGTCACCCCAGCGAACCCCGGATCAAAGTCCGGGGCAGGCACCGGGGTCCAGAAGGCCCGAGCAGAACGCGGGTTTGCAAAGCCTGGATTCCGGCGTTCGCCGGAATGACGGGATGGTGCCGGACAAATCGGACAAGTATTTCGGCAACCCATATGCAATTTCGCCTACGCGACACAGGGGCGGAACGACCCCACTTACCCCCGCAGGCATCAGGAACAGACAACGGAGTTCATTGAGGTGAGCCATCTGGGCAGGTTGGTGATTTCGCGGCACTAGGGGCCGGCAGATGAGTTGACCCCTACCATAGAAAAGGCGGTATGCTCAAATGCTAACTTCCTGGCAATACAGGGATACTATCGAATTGCCGGGCACGGGTTCAGCCCCAACGTGGAACGCGGTTAGTTCTTCCGCCGTAGACCGGCATCAAGGGGGCTCTAGTTCGGGAGGGTGAAGTAAAACGTGGTTCCGGAGCCACGCTCAGACTCGACCCAGATCCGACCGCCGTGGCGATCGACGATCTTTTTTACGATGGCAAGGCCGATGCCTGTCCCCTCGTAATCGGTTCTGGTGTGCAGTCTTTGAAAGATCATGAAAATACGGATCAAATGCTGAGATTCAATACCGATACCGTTGTCTTTCACTGAAAAAGTCCACTGATCCCCGTTTGATGCCGCGGATACATGGATCACGGGTGCAGCGTCCTTTCGTTGGAATTTTATTGCATTGGAAATCAAATTTTGAAAAACCTGAGTCAATTGCGTGGGGTCTCCGGTCACCGTGGGCAATGGATCTCTAGTAACCACAGCCTCAGTCCTGGAAATGGCAGAATCCAGATTTGCCAAGACCAAGTTCAGCACCTCCTCGCAATTGGTCGGCTTGAATGGTTTCCCTTTGGTACCCAGCCGGGAATAGGTCAAGAGATCATTGATAAGGTCCTTCATCCTTGTAACTGATTCCAATGCATAGCTCATGAATTGGTCGGCATCTGAACCCAGTTTCCCTTGGTACCTTTTGGCCAGAAGCTGTACGCAACTTGTTACGTTCCTCAAAGGCTCCTGCAGATCATGAGAGGCAACAAAGGCAAACTGTTCGAGGTCGGCATTGGAACGCTGCAACTCACTGGCTTGTTTTTCCAGGGCCTCTTCGGCCTTCTTCTGGCGGGTGACATCTCGAATGATTCCCTGGTACCCTACAACAGATCCGTCCTCTCCCAGACGAACGTTGCTGGTGAGAAGGCAATCTAGAAGGGTACCGTCTCTCTTGCGGAAGCGCACTTCGTAATCCTTCACCGAGCCCGTTTTCTCTACCGCCCCTTGATACTTGGCCCTGTCCGCGCCATCCACGTAGAGCCGGTGAACATCCATCCCGATCATTTCTTCCGCTGTGTATCCAAACATATCAAACACCGACTGATTGGCCTCCAGCAACTCACCCGCTCGGGATGACATGAAGACACCGTCCCTGGAGTCGTCGAACAATAGCCGGTATTTTCTTTCACTTGCCCCCAGCGCCTGTTGAGCCTGATCGCGCTCGTCTTCGCGTTTTTCCAGCCTCCTCACGCCGAGGACTATCCCAACCAGTCCTATGAGAAATATCGAGCCGTGAGAAACGATTTGAGTTTGTATTTCAGATCGTTGGATCTCCAGAAGGTTTTTCAGCGGCAAGGCTATTCCCACACCGCCTCGGATGTCCCCCTCTTTGTAGTTTCCGTGGCATTTTAGACAGTCTTTCTCGGCATGAAGGGGCCTGATAAATCTCAAATATGGCTGTCCATTAATGTCGGTAAATTCCGCAGCCTCTTTCTCTCCCCTTTCGAAGGCCAGCAACGCAATCTTCTCCCAATCATCCGGCTGGTTTTCAGGGCGCAAGGGTTTTAGGCTGGTAATGTGGCCGGCCACCCCGTACAGGTCGGCAAATTCTTCATGGAGCAGGCGGAGCATGTAAGCAGGATTCACCAGGGTCAGTTCCTTGCCGGAAGGGGTCTGCAAATCGCGCTCGGGCACATGTTTCAGATGGGGATTCGGGGAAGTCCTGTTGTCCACGGGCACGTACACCCCGCCATGAGACGAGGCCCATAGTCGGAATGCCCGATCCTTGTCAAAATGCGCTTGCGCCACATGAACGGCTACCCGCCTTGTTGCTTCGGTGGTTTTAGATATGCCCCAAAGCAACAATCCAAAGACCGCGGCAGCCCACATGGCGATCAGAGTGTACGAGAAGGATTTCAACGTCCTGGTTCTACGGAAAAACTCGTCATCAATTCTCATTCTTGCGCCTTCTCGATAATTGGATTAATGAACAATATAGGGACAGTAGCGCAAAATCTTGTACAAACGGGAGCGAAATAATTATCCTTGGAGTTTAAGTGATGCCCCCTCCTCAGTCAAGCCCTTTTTCAGCCCTGTGCCGGAGCCTTGAAAACCCTGGCCCAGTCGTGGGATTGTGTTCGCTGTTTCCGGTCCTGGGTCGGCGGCGAAGAAAGGATCGGTGAATTCTGCCGTGAGCTTGTGTTTGACCTCCTATTTGGCACCAGCGGTTGTTCTAAAAATTCGACTCAATGCCCATTACACAAGCTCGTCAGGTCCATCAACAACCTGACATCCTCGCTGGCAATCTCGACCTCGAGCGGAAGAAAAGTGGCCCGAAACCCGCGGGGCTCCCATCCCGCCGGAGGAGAACGCCACCCCTCCCTGTGTCTCTGCAACGCAACGGCTTTTTCCAACAATTCGTTGCACGGACAAAACGGGCCGTAAACCGCACGAGCATTCCTGGCGAGGTCGTTCAGGGCCGCTTTAAGGAGTTCTTGTCGCTCTGCGGGATTCGGATAGTCACGGGAAATGCGGGTGCTGGTCAACACGAATTCCTCTATGATTTTGTGGCATTTTTCTCCCGCGGCCGAGGTTCCGGTCGCCAGTGTAAGGCTGAATACCGCGATCGCAAATATTTGAGTAAGGCCTGACTTCACCGCCGAATGCCTTTCCGTATTCTGGGGAGCGGATTGAGCGTTTTGTCCTGTTTTTACAATATAATACCTGCGAGGCTTGCGGTCCAGCGTGGTAGCGACATACCTTGGATCTACCCCTCGGCAGGAATTCTTCAACTGGTGGCGGTTTGCCTGATAGCCATATTCCGACACGCGACCGAATCTTTGAATTGCGACCGGCATCTGAATTAATTGAAGATTGGGCCGCCAATGGTCGCGAGTTTATGAGGGCGGAAGGGAACCGGCTCAATGTAACGTGTGAAAGCACATTGTAACTTAGTATCGATTAGTTCCACCACGGAGACTGCAAAATGATCGTCAAATTGTTGAAAGACCACATTATCAAGCAATCACCCACTTGCGGGCCGATTCATGAAATTCTGATCGGGGACGAGTATCCGTTTCTCAACATAGCGACAGCGGAAGACATAAAGCCGACTAAGGCTCATTATCACGAGAGGTTTGACGAAATATACTTCGTCCTGGATGGATACATAGCCCTCAAGCTGTACGACCCAAAAAGTGAACGGATCTGGACCGAATATCTGGGAGCCAATGAACTTTGCGTAATCAGCAAAGGCATTCATCACGAAGTTACTGAGGCGTCGGGTACCAACAAACTATCTATCATTACGGTTCCTGGATTTCATAGCGACGACGAGCACCTGTCCGACAAAATTTAGACAATGCTGCTCGGTCGGTCACCGGGAGCCGGGACAAATTCGGGAATCGGCCCGGTTCGTTGACATTCAGACCGGCGGTTATTATGTTTAATCCACTGTTCAGAGGTCGTGGATTCACAACCGCAGGGTTCTTGTGAGGGGGTTGCGCCATGAGAACAATCAATATGGATCATGTGGCCGCGTGTCCGCTTCTGCCGGAAGTGGTGGACGCCATGATACCGTTCCTCAAGGAAAAGTACGGAAACCCTTCCAGTATGCATAGCCTGGGAGAAGAGGTTACCGACGCCATTGATGAAGCTAGAAACCCGGTTGCTGCGCTCATAAATGCCAGTGAGACGCAGATCTTTTTTACATCCGGTGGAACCGAGGCAAACAACTGGGCCCTAAAGGGAGTCGTTCAGGCTAATCGTGCTCGCGGGAACCACCTGATAACCTCTTCCGTCGAGCACTTCTCGATAATGCACGCGATAAAAGCGCTGGAAAAGCAGGGCGTGGAAGTAACCCGCCTCCCAACTGACAAATACGGCATGGTCGACCCGGACGATGTCAGGAAGGCAATTACTCCTCACACTGTTCTTATTTCGGTCATGCACGCGAATAATGAGGTCGGCACCATTCAACCGATCGCGGAAATAGGGAAGATTGCCAGGGAACATAAGATACCGTTCCATACGGACGCTGTGGCCACTGCGGGCGTAATTCCGGTGGATGTCGAAGCCATGAATGTGGATCTGCTGTCCATGGCCGCAAATCCGTTTTACGGCCCGCAAGGTGTCGGAGCCATGTACGTTCGGAAGGGGGTGCGTATTGA
It includes:
- a CDS encoding cysteine desulfurase — translated: MRTINMDHVAACPLLPEVVDAMIPFLKEKYGNPSSMHSLGEEVTDAIDEARNPVAALINASETQIFFTSGGTEANNWALKGVVQANRARGNHLITSSVEHFSIMHAIKALEKQGVEVTRLPTDKYGMVDPDDVRKAITPHTVLISVMHANNEVGTIQPIAEIGKIAREHKIPFHTDAVATAGVIPVDVEAMNVDLLSMAANPFYGPQGVGAMYVRKGVRIDPLLDGGIQEGGMRAGTENVIGIVGMGKAAEIATRDMGSRIDHLKPLRNRLIKELPAAMEEVAIVGHPTERLPGNVSIAVKYVEGESMLLFLDMEGIKIASGSACISRSLKVSHVMLAMGIDAATAQGSLLFTLGMDNNDEDVDDVVKILPPIVQKLRDMSPLYKKTSMLKTTG
- a CDS encoding DUF3365 domain-containing protein, which encodes MRIDDEFFRRTRTLKSFSYTLIAMWAAAVFGLLLWGISKTTEATRRVAVHVAQAHFDKDRAFRLWASSHGGVYVPVDNRTSPNPHLKHVPERDLQTPSGKELTLVNPAYMLRLLHEEFADLYGVAGHITSLKPLRPENQPDDWEKIALLAFERGEKEAAEFTDINGQPYLRFIRPLHAEKDCLKCHGNYKEGDIRGGVGIALPLKNLLEIQRSEIQTQIVSHGSIFLIGLVGIVLGVRRLEKREDERDQAQQALGASERKYRLLFDDSRDGVFMSSRAGELLEANQSVFDMFGYTAEEMIGMDVHRLYVDGADRAKYQGAVEKTGSVKDYEVRFRKRDGTLLDCLLTSNVRLGEDGSVVGYQGIIRDVTRQKKAEEALEKQASELQRSNADLEQFAFVASHDLQEPLRNVTSCVQLLAKRYQGKLGSDADQFMSYALESVTRMKDLINDLLTYSRLGTKGKPFKPTNCEEVLNLVLANLDSAISRTEAVVTRDPLPTVTGDPTQLTQVFQNLISNAIKFQRKDAAPVIHVSAASNGDQWTFSVKDNGIGIESQHLIRIFMIFQRLHTRTDYEGTGIGLAIVKKIVDRHGGRIWVESERGSGTTFYFTLPN